From one Kiritimatiellia bacterium genomic stretch:
- the murD gene encoding UDP-N-acetylmuramoyl-L-alanine--D-glutamate ligase produces MANDQCKSVLILGLAASGEAAARLLLAEGRKVTVLDGKNTPEIRGRAGKIQKYGAVVFAGASKIPDGDFELCVVSPGVRPDSPVLKEIVSRGIPVLPEFELGWLRAKCPVIAVTGSNGKSTLVKLCAETMRLVGLKTFAAGNYGPPVSQIVLDHPALDWLVIEVSSFQLETARNFHPDIGVLLNVFPNHLDRHHDLRSYTAAKARLFARMTDKHRAVVNENNLSEINGMLGGKLRLVSFGLSAEADWFFRENFVGTRFSDQKVQLENTVFANEIMGQAAAAAAAVMAACKIPFSCLERAARDFKPLPHRLESVGMLRGVRFVDDSKATNAAALAAALKITAGKVRLIAGGLPKNESYAPLKPLLAEKASGVYLIGQAAGEMGTAWGETVACRICGTLEKAAAEAWREAVPGETILLSPACASFDQFRSFEERGRRFRQFYDSLAAEQAGREAKPAPGAKKQGV; encoded by the coding sequence ATGGCAAATGATCAATGTAAATCCGTCCTGATCCTGGGATTGGCCGCCAGCGGCGAAGCCGCCGCGCGCCTCTTGCTGGCCGAAGGGCGCAAAGTTACGGTTCTGGACGGGAAAAACACCCCGGAAATCAGGGGCCGCGCTGGTAAAATCCAAAAATACGGCGCGGTTGTTTTTGCCGGCGCGTCAAAAATTCCGGACGGTGATTTTGAACTTTGCGTGGTCAGCCCGGGCGTGCGCCCGGATTCGCCGGTTTTGAAGGAGATTGTTTCCCGGGGCATTCCCGTCCTGCCCGAATTTGAACTGGGCTGGCTGCGCGCCAAATGCCCGGTAATTGCCGTTACCGGTTCAAACGGCAAAAGCACCCTTGTGAAATTATGCGCGGAGACCATGCGGCTGGTGGGCCTGAAAACCTTTGCCGCCGGCAATTACGGGCCGCCGGTTTCGCAAATCGTCCTTGACCATCCCGCGCTTGATTGGCTGGTGATTGAAGTCAGTTCGTTTCAACTGGAGACGGCCCGCAATTTCCATCCCGATATAGGGGTTCTTTTGAACGTCTTTCCGAACCACCTGGACCGGCACCATGATTTGCGCAGCTATACCGCCGCCAAGGCGCGCCTCTTTGCGCGGATGACGGATAAACACCGGGCGGTTGTGAATGAAAATAATTTGTCCGAAATAAACGGGATGCTCGGCGGGAAACTGCGGCTGGTTTCATTCGGCCTGTCGGCGGAAGCCGATTGGTTTTTTCGCGAAAATTTTGTCGGCACGCGGTTCTCCGATCAAAAGGTACAACTGGAGAACACCGTTTTTGCCAACGAAATCATGGGGCAGGCCGCGGCTGCGGCCGCGGCCGTCATGGCGGCCTGCAAAATTCCATTTTCCTGCCTGGAACGCGCGGCCCGTGATTTTAAACCTTTGCCGCACCGCCTGGAAAGCGTGGGTATGTTGCGCGGTGTGCGTTTTGTGGATGATTCCAAGGCGACCAATGCGGCGGCCTTGGCGGCGGCTTTAAAAATAACGGCGGGCAAGGTGCGCCTGATCGCCGGCGGCCTGCCGAAAAATGAATCTTATGCGCCGCTCAAGCCGCTTCTGGCCGAAAAAGCGAGCGGAGTGTATTTGATCGGCCAGGCGGCCGGGGAAATGGGAACGGCATGGGGGGAGACGGTTGCCTGCCGCATTTGCGGCACGCTTGAAAAGGCGGCGGCGGAAGCGTGGCGCGAGGCGGTTCCCGGCGAAACGATTCTGCTTTCTCCGGCCTGCGCCAGCTTTGACCAGTTCCGCAGTTTTGAAGAGCGCGGCCGGCGCTTCCGGCAATTTTATGATTCGCTGGCGGCCGAACAGGCGGGCCGGGAAGCCAAGCCGGCGCCCGGCGCTAAAAAGCAAGGCGTTTGA
- a CDS encoding MGMT family protein, giving the protein MNDNNIHSFRPGGITRFQMRVYEAVKKIPRGRVTTYKIIAGHIHCASPRAVGQALKRNPFAPEVPCHRVIAADLTPGGFRGKRHGAALRRKLDLLKAEGIKFRRGRLAEPGRIVKRLAF; this is encoded by the coding sequence ATGAACGATAACAATATTCATTCGTTCCGCCCCGGCGGAATAACCCGTTTTCAAATGCGCGTTTATGAAGCGGTAAAAAAAATCCCGCGCGGCCGCGTAACAACATATAAAATTATCGCCGGCCACATCCATTGCGCCTCGCCCCGCGCCGTCGGCCAGGCCTTGAAACGCAATCCCTTTGCGCCGGAAGTCCCCTGCCACCGGGTCATTGCCGCGGACCTGACCCCGGGCGGTTTCCGGGGCAAAAGACACGGCGCGGCCCTGAGGCGGAAACTGGATTTACTGAAGGCGGAAGGAATCAAATTCCGGCGCGGCCGATTGGCGGAACCGGGCCGAATTGTCAAACGCCTTGCTTTTTAG